A genomic segment from Glycine max cultivar Williams 82 chromosome 1, Glycine_max_v4.0, whole genome shotgun sequence encodes:
- the LOC100816188 gene encoding uncharacterized protein, whose amino-acid sequence MGDIVKQILAKPIQLADQVTKAADEASSFKQECGDLKSKTEKLAALLRQAARASSELYERPTRRIIDETEQVLDKALALVLRCRGNALMKRVFTLNPGAAFRKVSLLLENSTGDVSWLLRVSAGDGGGDYIGGLPPIAANDPILCLIWEQIAVLHTGSAEDRSDAAAQLVSLASSSDRYGKLIIEEGGVGPLLKLLKEGKPEGQEHAARAIGVLGRDPESVEHVIHVGACSVFAKILKEGPMKVQAVVAWAVSELAANYPKCQDLFAQHNIIRLLVGHLAFETVEEHSKYTIVSTKPTSIHALVIASTNNVKMEDPFLDNQNKARMPHPLGERPRNLHRVITSTIAMHAATKHGNESNPKTNGVGNDAKQGNQDQNQNHQPNYSHSGINMKGRDHEDPKTKANMKEMAARALWQLAKGNSPICRSITESRALLCFAVLLEKGTEAVQYNSAMAVMEITAVAEKDAELRKSAFKPNSPACKAVVDQVVKIIEKADSELLIPCIKTIGNLARTFKATETRMIGPLVKLLDEREAEVSREASIALTKFACTENYLHVDHSKAIIIAGGAKHLIQLVYFGGEEMVQIPALVLLSYIAMHVPDSEELAQAEVLGVIEWASKQSSIANDQAIEALLLESKTKLDLYQSRGPRGFHKLHLHQ is encoded by the coding sequence ATGGGTGACATAGTGAAGCAAATATTGGCGAAGCCGATCCAGCTGGCGGACCAAGTAACCAAAGCCGCCGACGAGGCCAGCTCCTTCAAGCAGGAATGCGGCGACCTCAAGTCCAAGACGGAGAAGCTGGCGGCGCTGCTCCGTCAGGCGGCGCGTGCGAGTTCCGAACTCTACGAGCGTCCCACGCGCCGCATCATCGACGAAACCGAACAAGTCCTCGACAAGGCCCTCGCCCTGGTCCTGAGGTGCCGCGGCAACGCCCTCATGAAGCGCGTCTTCACGCTCAACCCGGGAGCCGCGTTCCGCAAGGTCTCCTTGCTCCTCGAGAACTCCACCGGCGACGTCTCCTGGCTCCTCCGCGTCTCCGCCGGCGACGGAGGCGGCGACTACATCGGCGGGCTCCCTCCTATCGCGGCGAACGACCCGATCCTCTGCCTCATCTGGGAGCAGATCGCCGTCCTCCACACGGGCTCGGCGGAGGACCGGTCCGACGCGGCCGCGCAGCTGGTCTCGCTGGCCAGCAGCAGCGACCGCTACGGGAAGCTGATAATCGAAGAAGGCGGGGTGGGCCCACTTCTGAAGCTTCTGAAGGAAGGAAAACCCGAAGGGCAGGAACACGCGGCACGTGCCATCGGGGTTCTGGGGCGTGACCCCGAGAGCGTTGAGCACGTGATCCACGTGGGCGCGTGCTCCGTCTTTGCGAAGATCCTCAAAGAAGGTCCTATGAAAGTGCAAGCTGTCGTGGCCTGGGCCGTGTCGGAACTCGCCGCCAATTACCCCAAGTGTCAGGACCTTTTCGCCCAGCACAACATCATAAGGCTACTCGTCGGTCACCTCGCTTTCGAAACCGTCGAGGAGCACAGTAAGTACACCATTGTCAGCACCAAACCCACTTCCATCCACGCCCTCGTCATCGCCAGCACCAATAACGTCAAGATGGAAGATCCATTTCTCGACAACCAAAACAAAGCACGAATGCCACATCCCTTGGGTGAAAGACCACGAAATCTCCATAGAGTAATCACTAGCACAATCGCAATGCACGCTGCCACCAAACACGGAAACGAATCAAATCCCAAGACCAATGGAGTTGGTAATGATGCCAAGCAAGGAAATCAGGATCAGAATCAGAATCACCAGCCAAACTATTCACATTCGGGGATAAACATGAAAGGAAGGGATCATGAGGATCCTAAGACTAAGGCTAACATGAAGGAAATGGCAGCGAGGGCTCTCTGGCAATTAGCGAAAGGAAACTCGCCAATTTGTCGTAGCATTACTGAATCAAGAGCACTGCTCTGTTTCGCTGTTCTTCTTGAAAAAGGAACGGAGGCTGTGCAGTACAATTCGGCTATGGCGGTGATGGAGATTACAGCAGTGGCAGAGAAAGATGCTGAATTAAGGAAATCCGCGTTTAAGCCCAACTCTCCTGCTTGCAAAGCCGTTGTTGATCAAGTGGTGAAGATAATAGAGAAAGCGGATTCGGAGCTTTTGATTCCGTGCATAAAGACGATTGGGAATCTGGCGAGGACCTTCAAGGCGACGGAGACAAGGATGATAGGGCCATTGGTGAAGCTTCTTGACGAAAGGGAAGCGGAGGTGTCAAGGGAAGCGTCGATTGCGCTCACGAAATTCGCGTGCACGGAGAACTACCTTCACGTGGATCACTCCAAGGCGATTATAATCGCCGGCGGGGCCAAGCACTTGATTCAGCTGGTGTATTTTGGAGGGGAAGAGATGGTTCAGATTCCAGCGCTGGTTCTGCTCTCCTACATTGCAATGCACGTCCCTGATAGCGAGGAACTTGCTCAGGCTGAGGTGCTTGGAGTCATTGAATGGGCCTCCAAGCAATCCTCCATTGCTAATGACCAAGCAATCGAGGCCTTGTTGTTGGAGTCCAAGACCAAGTTGGACCTTTACCAGTCTAGAGGTCCTAGAGGATTCCATAAATTGCATTTGCATCAGTAG
- the LOC100816709 gene encoding chaperone protein dnaJ 11, chloroplastic, whose translation MISSVSFPASLPAVNFSGNAVASPSCRVKSRPIVAFATATATAEARSSWTEQPRPSYLNSSCSSLYEVLGIPAGASNQEIKAAYRRLARVFHPDVAAIDRKNSSADEFMKIHAAYSTLSDPDKRANYDQRLFRRQRPLSTAAVFSGYTRRNWETDQCW comes from the coding sequence ATGATTTCTTCCGTGTCCTTTCCAGCGTCTCTTCCCGCCGTTAACTTCTCCGGCAACGCCGTGGCTTCTCCGTCGTGCCGCGTCAAATCCAGGCCTATAGTTGCCTTCGCCACCGCCACCGCCACCGCGGAAGCTCGCTCTTCCTGGACGGAGCAACCGAGACCTTCGTATCTGAACTCCTCTTGCTCTTCGCTCTACGAGGTTCTCGGCATCCCCGCCGGCGCCTCTAACCAAGAAATCAAGGCGGCGTACCGGCGACTGGCCAGAGTCTTCCACCCCGACGTGGCGGCGATTGACCGGAAAAACTCATCCGCCGATGAGTTCATGAAGATCCACGCTGCGTACTCTACTCTCTCGGATCCCGACAAGCGCGCCAACTACGATCAGAGGCTCTTCCGGCGACAACGGCCGTTGTCGACGGCGGCGGTGTTCTCCGGTTATACGCGTCGGAACTGGGAAACGGATCAGTGTTGGTAG